DNA sequence from the Euwallacea fornicatus isolate EFF26 chromosome 2, ASM4011564v1, whole genome shotgun sequence genome:
GAGGTGGCGGATGGTCCAGTGGCGGCGGTAAGTAACGTCCTTCTTTCAGTTAGTGTTTAAGATTAAGTAATGCAAATTCgaataaatgtgaaaaaccatgtaaattaatttataggCGGATGGAATCTTGGCGGCGGCGGATTTGGCGGAGGCGGTGGATATGGTAAAACCCAAAATCTCCCCAAAACAACATAATCTCATTCGTAGTTTAACCACATACTTAACTTCATCgtaacaaaaattcatttgtCCAGCCCCATATTAacataaactaatatttttttatgtcttttatCATCGTTTTATTCGATTCattctaaacaatttttcaggAGGCGGCGGAGGCTGGAAATCCGGCGGAGGAGGTGGTTTCGGAGGAGGTGGGTATGGCGGAGGCGGCGGCGGCGGTGGCGCTgtgaaaatcatcaaaatcatCGTGCCCAGCGGAGGCGGTGGCGGAGGCGGCCATGGCGGCGGTTTCGGCGGTGGCGGCGGTTATGGAGGGGGCGGTGGATACGGAGGTGGTGGCGGATGGAAATCCGGAGGTGGTACGAgatttgtatatatttttcgttGTGACTGTAACCCGCTTCTTAACTCTGTACAGATGAATGTTTTGACTAATTTAAGAGTGAATTTCGTTCACCATTTGTTTGACTGTAAAAATCAggtatttcattattaatggCCCTTACAGCGTCAGTAATAGAGACTGACTCAATGAGTATTTATATGTACAAATGACTTAGAAATGCGTAAAATTTGATTCACGAAATTGGTGTCCCAATGTAACTCGTGAAtcgaaaatcaataaattttagaataCGTGTTTATGCATCCTGGAGCAGCAGTAACTGCAACCATAGATGAGAACAGCAATTAGAATGCACGGTTGCACGGAGTGAATTCGTGCATTTAAATCGtttaataacttaattttcattcatgCGCGttgacttaaaatttaacgatgaTTTCCAATGAGCTTGTTACGATACATATgattattcaatatttttttatttacaggaGGAGGGGGCTGGAAATCCGGCGGAGGCGGCGGTGGCTGGTGGTAAACCGTTACAGAGCAAGGAAGTTTGACTCAACTCAAAATTCTCCCTTCACGACCATTGAAACATCAACtcgaaattgtaaatttccattatgtaaatattgtgtaatatatttttttgtatattaataagaattttatttctgaTTCCTTTTGAAACATACTAGGCCACTCATTGTAGTCAACTtcgatattcaaatatttccaattgcAACTATTGTTTGCCacttaatttgcaaaaaaccGAAGGTGACGGGAAGAACATTGCAAAATATAAGAAAGCGGtaattatttgaatgaattCACCTGATTTTTCAGAATCAATTTGGACAAACTACGCCACTGATTATATAGAGGTTCTCTTCCGTTCTATATTGAATTGgaaagtttttactttaaacCCAATAAAATCAGAGGTGTAGAGAAAGATATttctaaaactaaaaaattgcatttaaagagcaattaaaagaaaatcgagATATTTGTAGGAAAGATGCAGCGTCACTGATTTTGTACAGTTTTAATCCCCAAATATTTCTCACCTGCACTCGTTACTCGCCACTTGAGATCCAAAAAGTTAGGCATAGAGCGTGGGACAGGATATTTCTAAATGTAAAAAGGaagttttaatatatatatatatatatattatttaaataagtattattaaataagtttaattttttttcagaaacaacTTGGATATTCCTTGGAGAATCCATGTCACTGATTATGTAAATTGTAGTCCCCTGTTAAATCTCCATTGGATTTGcaactttttactttaaatctatttaaatAGAAACGTACTTAAGCGtaatatatttccaaaactAAGTACCTACTGATAACTTAGTGCAGCACACCTCTGAAAATCTGCAAAAACGCTTAATAACACAGAGAAATAGTGAATATCTAGATTCCCTAAAGTTGACAAAAACAACTTCTTGAAtggtattttttatgaaaatttatagaaataaatCGGCCAAGATATCTTTAAACGCCGACGTGGTCAGGAGGGGATAAGACACGAAACGCGGCCTTAGCTACATCTTGAAATAGCAGTCCAGGTCTCAGTCCTACCACCTCCTTCGTTTTATCTCCAAAAGTCACGTTTGAAATCTCAGTTTCCACATATTATTGGAGTGCGTGGTTATTGCTCGTCGCAAGAGTGGCCTTGACGCCGTTCCGGTCACTTTCATTGCTGCGGGACCAGCAATTCCTACACCTTCCGCCACAGTACCCTCAGATTCCACATTTTCGCTTCCGGAAAGTCCGGGAAAAACCTTTTTGCCTCTTGACGAATTctcgttttttatttaaaacaattagatGAGCAAGCTAACCCTTTTATTGacggaaagaaaaatattactctatataaattattgtttatcgaGGGGTACCACCTAAGTTTTCTTAAACGTCCTTAACTAGTATTTTTAAGCTTAACTtaagaaattaacaaaaaaaaacaaaacaaaaggaGAGAAAACAGAATTCTCTGCAGACAATTTCTAAAAGTGCTTAAACCTAGACTACCGATTAACCTGGATTgtctttgttttttcttgaGTGTCGTCCTTACACGTCCAAAACTCAAGAGGAGAGTTTCTTGGTTACCATTTGTTAAGAAGCTGATCTTTCAATCCTTCAGTCGAGGTTAGCAGAACTGACACTGGGATTCTTGCGAATGCGGATGGCACTTAGCAATACCAATGTCCCTTacttaatttcttctttaagGTTCGAGTAATCAGTTTTTTGGGGGACAAAATCTTTCTCTGTTTTTCTGAGTTCACTACTCACATTTCATTGGGTTCACACTTCACTCAATTTAACTTTGGCAGGAGATTACatgaaaatttacttaattataAGGAACACCTTGCAGTAACTTTTagtgaatatatttttttctcttatctTATTACGGAGTGAACTTAAAATACAAGTTTTCCAAGAGAGGGTATTCCCAGGAAATCTAATTCAGTTTTCTgcaaaatgcaacaagttcgAAGGGCAATTGAGAACTCTTGTTCTTCGTCCGAAATGTAAGGGTTTCATAGTCCGGCTGcatcctttattttttttcaaattacatatCACCCTGTTTATTAATTAGGCTGAACTTTGGACGTAAGGTCCTTAACATGAAGTCTCAGAGGGTGACAAAATTTTAGCTTAATTTAATGCTAAATTTACAAGAATTTTTCGATTAGATCACTTTGTTAATGATCTAACTAATGGGGAAAAACCGTACTTTATTCGAGAAAGGGGACTTCTTCGTTGGCACGGCAGCTTTAGTCGTCCAAAGACGAAGAAGAACCATGGTTCTTTCGATAACAAGagactttccatttaaattttccttaagtttaacaaaaaatcattgGACTGAAGAGTTCTTCAgcgggcaattttttttttaatcaaaatagtCGTATGGACAAGGCGTATTCATAACAATATCCAAGTTTCAAACTCATGGCCTTAATGGACGACTTCTCCCTATTGATCTCCAATCTCATAGTTTCACTTAAAGCAATTGGAGCGAACTTTGAGGCGGTATAAAAATTTGGATAGGGCCCAAAGctttgttcatttttagaaGGGTGTCCAATATTTATTCTTGCTCAGTTAAGTCACATTTGAGTGAGTAGAGCTTATTCTTCTTTCCGCGGGGCACTCGCCAGTTTTTTTCTAAGAATTCACTTCTTATGCCAATTCCTCTCATTACCACTCCGGACCTGACCCAATCTTCGGTTATAGCCTTTTCAATGCCTGAAGAAGCCCCTGTGACTATTGCGATTTCGTCAAAGAAGCACTATAATGAAGGAGGGAACGTCATGATGCTTTCGCCgagatttaattttgaattagtAATCTacttattactttatttttgttggtCAAGAGGCACTAAATCTGTTATGTCTAGCCGCATTGGTATTCTTCTCTTTCAAGGAAGAGTTTCAGAAAAATCAACTCTGGTGGTTACCTAAAATCAccgaattttatttttaaatgtgcaTTAAAGGAATCCATTGATTACCATTAAAAGTAATTCCCATTGTTTATCCAACGTGAACAAACACCTGAAGCCTTTGCTTAGCTGATGGTCATTGAAGTACGTTACAAAATTTCGAAGTTCATCGAACTCAAGAGCATGTAATTAAACTTATTTCTTCTGTTCGAGGCTTTCAGAAAAGGTCATTATAAATCACCTTAATTTTGTTCTAAACCGTCAGCCTTTAAAGTTTAGATGTGGGCAACTATAAAGAACCGTATTGCGCAGTTTTCCTGctgtttttgtttgatttataGGCACAAAGATGGGATGCAGTGATGTTGATTTTTAACCGCAGGAGATTGCTTAATATCGTTCTATTACTTGTGGATATTGCAAGATTGCTAATTCTTatgtaattatattaataataattaacggTTTACGCGAAAAAATACAGATCTGAGGCGATTGTCATCTGCAATGTCAGTAGCGGCAcacgaatattttcaaatataccaAATTATGCTGAAACACTTATTACAATCCTAAAGGACGAATTGCATGGTTTGAGACACTAAACTTGATAGGTtacttgttttaattttttttaacattaattttgagTGTGTACGCCACTGATAATACAGGAAGGACACCtcatgtttcattttttgaattttttgaatttttgaactaatgttaaaattttgagaagtTTTCTGTATTGCCTATAACCTCTAAGGATTGAAAAACTTCTGTTTCAAATGCTGAGAACCGTATAGACACGATTGtgcttttctggaaatttaaaatgtagtTTAGGAACCTCCACACAAATCTAAATAATGAGTTTATATCAGTGGTGGAACATGTTTAGTTCACATTCAGAAAACAATCGGAAAACATCTATAAGAATTTCaaagtatgtattttttacatttctttaAACATAAAACTCTATAGATAACACCTCTGCCTTTTTAGTAATGGTGGTGTGAAGTTTTAGAACTAAGACGAAGTCGAGAAACAATTGGTCTTTGTTGCATTAAACGTGGAACACATCTATTTCAAATGCATAAAATTACCGAAAATCACTTTTCAAGTAATTAAAGATACATTTTGAGAGGTGaagtataaattttaattaacttattGGACCAGTCAcgaaacatatattttttaaacgtggaaaataaacgaaaaattcgtCTTATGATTGTAAAAACATATGAATAATTCGAAACCTCAAGCCCAATAATTAGATACGCTGCTGACTTTTCTGCCAGTTAATGACACATTAAAGGCTAAACCCAAAGTCTGATACAATTGTCTCATATTTTGTCAGAGGAGGGACGTATCTATTTTAAACGCGGAGAGTAATCAAGAGAGTCgtcttaaaatttaagaacacattttgcatattttagtaaaaattaagtATAACCTACCAATGACCACACCCCATATCAGAGACGAAACACGTATGTTACGTATATTCAAAAGAAAATGGCCATTTATTTGAGATATGCCAACCTAAACTCATTTCTTACTATGAATAAGTGGGTACCGagaaaattctataaaaaaaacctgaaatatattaaattcgACTAATTAGCTAATACTCATCTTGTCCTTTTAATCAGGCC
Encoded proteins:
- the LOC136344506 gene encoding uncharacterized protein isoform X1, with the protein product MRRYKSVTFQYYEMKVFVCLLVVATAVSLSEGGFLGGGGGGGGGYGGGGGGGWKSGGGGGWSSGGGGWNLGGGGFGGGGGYGGGGGWKSGGGGGFGGGGYGGGGGGGGAVKIIKIIVPSGGGGGGGHGGGFGGGGGYGGGGGYGGGGGWKSGGGGGGWKSGGGGGGWW
- the LOC136344506 gene encoding uncharacterized protein isoform X3 — encoded protein: MRRYKSVTFQYYEMKVFVCLLVVATAVSLSEGGFLGGGGGGGGGYGGGGGGGWKSGGGGGWSSGGGGGGGWKSGGGGGFGGGGYGGGGGGGGAVKIIKIIVPSGGGGGGGHGGGFGGGGGYGGGGGYGGGGGWKSGGGGGGWKSGGGGGGWW
- the LOC136344506 gene encoding uncharacterized protein isoform X2, with the protein product MRRYKSVTFQYYEMKVFVCLLVVATAVSLSEGGFLGGGGGGGGGYGGGGGGGWKSGGGGGWSSGGGGWNLGGGGFGGGGGYGGGGGWKSGGGGGFGGGGYGGGGGGGGAVKIIKIIVPSGGGGGGGHGGGFGGGGGYGGGGGYGGGGGWKSGGGGGWKSGGGGGGWW